A single Herpetosiphonaceae bacterium DNA region contains:
- a CDS encoding S9 family peptidase, which produces MAFTIDRYLNVRQAYWPSLAADGRRIAFLANITDMPQVWGASLESEAALVAWPEQLTFGTDRVMGVWCSPVAGDRRLIFTRDVGGNENAQMYLLDPGTGEERSLTEGYEQAMHLFGEWSADGTRIMFAANRRHPTFFDLYVQPLDGHAQMVWQHDQPGALARQRCAPDGRHAVVTRTSSGARHDLFEIDLASGTARRITPGGEDARFNDVCYTPDGRALYLTTDLGSDFLYVARLDLVTLKLTPVLTVDWDIEEIDLSPDGRALAYVVNEDGNCTLHMLDLESGSRRSAPQLGSAPGVVGYYDERIAFSDDGRYLAFSYTSATRTSDVYLWDLADDTLRQITRSSHGGLPLDSFAAPELIHYPAFDERQIPAWFYKPRLAPETRLPVVVVVHGGPESQFVPYFHFLVQYFLHHGYAVLAPNVRGSTGYGKTYSHLDDVRRRMDSVADLAHAAHWLRAQPEIDPQRIAVYGGSYGGFMVLAALTTYPDLWAAGVDLVGPSNFVTFLENTSGYRRAHREAEYGSLEHDREFLESIAPINHLDQIRAPLMVLHGANDPRVPLSEAEQVVARLRERDVPVEFLVFDDEGHGIVKLKNKLAAYPAIVRFLDRHLRAGRA; this is translated from the coding sequence ATGGCATTTACCATCGATCGTTACCTGAATGTGCGTCAGGCGTACTGGCCCAGCCTCGCCGCCGATGGTCGCAGGATTGCGTTTCTTGCCAACATCACCGATATGCCGCAGGTCTGGGGCGCGTCCCTGGAGTCGGAGGCGGCGCTTGTGGCGTGGCCGGAGCAGCTTACGTTCGGCACCGATCGCGTGATGGGCGTGTGGTGCTCGCCGGTCGCTGGCGATCGGCGGCTGATCTTCACCCGCGATGTGGGCGGCAACGAGAACGCGCAGATGTACCTGCTCGATCCCGGCACCGGCGAGGAGCGGTCGCTGACCGAGGGCTACGAGCAGGCGATGCATCTGTTTGGCGAGTGGTCGGCGGACGGCACGAGGATCATGTTTGCCGCCAATCGCCGCCACCCGACGTTCTTCGATCTCTATGTGCAGCCGCTCGACGGCCATGCGCAGATGGTCTGGCAGCACGATCAGCCGGGCGCGCTGGCCCGCCAGAGGTGCGCGCCCGACGGACGCCACGCGGTTGTGACGCGGACATCAAGCGGCGCGCGTCACGATCTTTTTGAGATCGATCTGGCGAGCGGCACCGCTCGCCGCATCACGCCGGGCGGCGAGGACGCGCGCTTCAACGATGTGTGCTACACCCCCGACGGACGCGCGCTCTACCTGACCACCGATCTCGGCTCCGATTTTCTGTACGTCGCGCGGCTCGACCTGGTTACGCTGAAGCTCACGCCGGTGCTCACGGTCGACTGGGACATCGAGGAGATCGACCTGTCGCCGGATGGCCGCGCTTTAGCCTATGTCGTCAACGAAGACGGCAACTGCACGCTCCACATGCTCGATCTCGAAAGCGGTAGTCGGCGTTCTGCGCCGCAGCTTGGATCGGCTCCTGGTGTTGTGGGCTACTACGACGAGCGGATCGCGTTCAGCGACGACGGGCGCTACCTTGCCTTCTCGTACACCAGCGCCACCCGCACCTCGGACGTGTATCTGTGGGATCTGGCAGACGACACGCTACGGCAGATCACGCGCTCGTCGCATGGCGGCCTGCCGCTCGACTCGTTCGCCGCGCCGGAGCTGATCCACTACCCAGCCTTCGACGAGCGACAGATTCCGGCCTGGTTCTATAAGCCGAGGCTCGCGCCGGAGACGCGGCTGCCAGTCGTGGTAGTGGTCCACGGCGGGCCGGAGTCGCAGTTCGTACCCTACTTCCACTTCCTGGTTCAGTACTTCTTGCACCACGGCTACGCCGTGCTCGCGCCCAACGTACGCGGCTCGACGGGCTACGGCAAGACGTACAGCCACCTGGACGACGTGCGCAGGCGCATGGATTCGGTCGCAGATCTGGCGCACGCCGCGCACTGGCTGCGTGCGCAGCCGGAGATCGACCCGCAGCGGATCGCGGTGTATGGCGGCAGCTATGGCGGCTTTATGGTGCTGGCCGCGCTCACGACCTACCCCGACCTCTGGGCGGCAGGCGTCGATCTGGTGGGGCCGAGCAACTTCGTGACGTTTCTGGAAAACACCAGCGGCTACCGCCGCGCCCATCGCGAGGCGGAGTACGGCAGCCTGGAGCACGATCGCGAGTTTCTGGAGAGCATCGCGCCGATCAACCATCTCGACCAGATCCGCGCGCCGCTGATGGTGCTGCACGGCGCGAACGATCCGCGCGTGCCGCTGAGCGAGGCCGAGCAGGTGGTCGCCCGGCTCAGGGAGCGTGATGTTCCGGTGGAGTTTCTGGTCTTCGACGACGAGGGTCACGGCATCGTCAAGCTGAAGAACAAGCTGGCGGCCTATCCGGCGATCGTGCGGTTTCTGGATCGGCATCTAAGAGCCGGACGCGCGTAG
- a CDS encoding GNAT family N-acetyltransferase: MPELADATIAAVDDYWASFFGCAPTIFATSATTVVPHVGLGDYRGLWLFRRRATLIVSVPPGRLEHDRALFGTAPTTLFDDLPAIRACIEAPIERVLGPAFVGYADAMTFRPVSRPEARLLTTSDWAAFEFLRQSCPALDWEHGGTKLGAQPVAGCFAGALLASVAGYERWGERIAHIAVVTHPGYRGHGYGRAVVSALSRVALEQGLIPQYRTLMSNSPSLAVGAALGFLPYAESIAVRLAV, translated from the coding sequence ATGCCTGAGCTTGCCGACGCAACGATCGCTGCCGTCGATGACTACTGGGCGTCGTTTTTCGGCTGTGCGCCGACGATCTTCGCTACCTCCGCGACGACGGTGGTGCCGCATGTTGGCCTGGGCGATTATCGTGGGCTCTGGCTGTTTCGGCGGCGAGCGACGCTGATCGTCTCGGTTCCGCCGGGCCGTCTGGAGCATGATCGGGCGCTGTTCGGCACTGCACCTACCACGCTCTTTGACGATCTGCCCGCCATCCGCGCCTGCATCGAAGCGCCGATCGAGCGGGTGCTCGGCCCGGCGTTCGTCGGCTACGCCGATGCGATGACCTTCCGGCCCGTCTCACGCCCGGAGGCGCGCCTGCTCACGACGAGCGATTGGGCAGCCTTCGAGTTCCTGCGACAGTCGTGCCCGGCGCTGGACTGGGAGCACGGCGGCACCAAGCTGGGAGCGCAGCCGGTCGCCGGGTGCTTTGCTGGCGCTCTGCTTGCCTCGGTCGCCGGGTACGAGCGCTGGGGCGAGCGGATCGCGCATATCGCGGTGGTCACGCATCCTGGGTATCGCGGCCACGGCTACGGCAGGGCCGTCGTGAGCGCGCTCTCGCGGGTGGCGCTAGAGCAGGGATTGATCCCGCAGTACCGCACGCTGATGAGCAACAGCCCGTCGCTGGCGGTGGGGGCAGCGCTGGGCTTCTTGCCCTACGCCGAGAGCATCGCGGTGCGGCTGGCAGTGTAG
- a CDS encoding TerC family protein, with the protein MGELFTADALIGLLTLTALEIVLGVDNVIFISILAAKLPHEQQARARTVGLALALITRILLLLSISWIAGLTEELFPIFGRGVSGRDLILLGGGLFLVGKATYEIHEKLEGESGHSEARVGPSFTAVIVQILLLDIVFSLDSVITAVGMVNQIPIMVAAVVIAVGVMLVSAGAISAFVNRHPTVKMLALAFLLLIGVNLIAEGFHQEIPKGYIYFAMAFSVFVELLNMQLRKKSTSQHPVELRAGYVADEHELDGDATLRPGAKTPAR; encoded by the coding sequence ATGGGAGAGCTATTCACTGCCGATGCTTTGATCGGGCTGCTCACGCTGACAGCCCTCGAAATCGTCTTAGGCGTCGACAACGTGATCTTCATCTCGATCCTGGCCGCAAAGCTGCCGCATGAGCAGCAGGCGCGCGCCCGTACGGTGGGCCTGGCGCTGGCGCTGATCACCCGCATCTTGCTGCTGCTATCGATCTCATGGATCGCGGGGCTGACCGAGGAGCTGTTTCCGATTTTTGGGCGCGGCGTCTCCGGGCGGGATCTGATCCTCCTGGGCGGCGGGCTGTTCCTGGTAGGGAAGGCAACCTACGAGATCCACGAGAAGCTGGAGGGCGAGTCCGGCCACTCAGAGGCCCGCGTCGGGCCGTCGTTTACGGCGGTGATTGTCCAGATTCTGCTGCTGGATATTGTCTTTTCGCTCGACTCGGTCATTACCGCCGTGGGGATGGTCAATCAAATCCCGATTATGGTCGCGGCGGTAGTGATCGCGGTGGGCGTGATGCTCGTCTCGGCGGGGGCGATCAGCGCCTTCGTCAATCGTCATCCGACGGTCAAAATGCTGGCCTTGGCGTTTCTCCTGCTGATCGGGGTCAATTTGATCGCAGAGGGCTTTCACCAGGAGATTCCCAAGGGCTATATCTATTTCGCGATGGCCTTCTCGGTCTTTGTCGAGCTGCTCAATATGCAGTTGCGCAAGAAGAGCACAAGCCAGCATCCAGTCGAGCTACGCGCCGGGTATGTGGCGGATGAGCACGAGCTAGACGGCGATGCCACGCTGCGTCCTGGCGCGAAAACGCCTGCGCGCTAG
- a CDS encoding response regulator, giving the protein MAIRMLDPRNVSVLLVEDNPDNLFVFSDILRGDVGVGYCNARASGRQLLKFLADHPDSKPDLILLDLALPHEDGFKVLQHLHEFFDATNQPCPRIVALTANCLPETLARARREGFDGFIGKPIERSRFVRQIHQILRGEPVWEPA; this is encoded by the coding sequence ATGGCGATCCGGATGCTCGATCCACGGAATGTTTCGGTCTTACTGGTTGAGGATAATCCCGATAACCTGTTTGTCTTCAGCGATATTTTGCGTGGCGATGTCGGCGTGGGCTACTGTAACGCGCGCGCCTCTGGCCGCCAACTGCTGAAGTTTCTTGCCGATCATCCCGACAGCAAGCCCGACCTGATCTTGCTCGATCTGGCGCTGCCCCACGAAGACGGTTTCAAGGTCCTGCAACATCTGCACGAATTCTTCGACGCGACGAACCAGCCCTGTCCCCGGATCGTGGCGCTGACGGCCAACTGCCTGCCGGAGACGCTGGCCCGCGCGCGGCGGGAAGGCTTCGACGGCTTTATCGGCAAGCCGATTGAGCGCTCGCGCTTCGTGCGCCAGATCCATCAGATTTTGCGCGGCGAGCCGGTGTGGGAGCCTGCCTGA
- a CDS encoding bifunctional sulfate adenylyltransferase/adenylylsulfate kinase — MMTTLASPSILISPYGGTLVDLLVPSDQLAEIKAYANQLESIQISERSACDLELLATGAFSPLDRFMGQADYQSVLDNMRLANGAIFPIPITLPVDENHHLRIGQDVALRDSKQNLLAVMTIEEIYAWDRDETAEKVFGTLDVRHPLVAEMHRWGPLHVSGRIQVLALPQRYDFQDLRQTPAQVRARLEADGHTNVVAFQTRNPLHRVHEELTKRAVQQVDGTLLLHPVVGMTKPGDVDHYTRVRTYKALARNYYDQGRIVLALTPLAMRMAGPREAVWHALIRRNYGARYLIVGRDHASPGKDSQGRPFYGPYDAQVVVQQYSAELGVTMLPSQELVYLPDEDRYEEVTNIPSDTRTASISGTQVREEYLNRGKPLPAWFTRPEVATILSEVHPPRHRQGVCLWFTGLSGAGKSTTADILTVLLLERGRQVTVLDGDVVRTHLSKGLGFNRDDRDTNVRRIGFVAAEIARHGGIAICAAVSPYRAARNDVRQMVGSDQFVEIFVDTPLEVCEERDTKGMYAKARRGEIKEFTGIDDPYEPPLQPEIVLETVRCTPEQNARDVLQYLIDQGFVQEF; from the coding sequence ATGATGACCACACTGGCAAGTCCTTCGATCCTCATTTCGCCCTACGGCGGAACGCTCGTCGATCTCCTTGTTCCGTCCGATCAGCTTGCGGAGATCAAAGCATACGCCAACCAGCTTGAGTCGATCCAGATCTCGGAGCGATCAGCGTGCGACCTTGAGTTGCTGGCAACCGGCGCGTTCTCGCCGCTGGATCGGTTTATGGGCCAGGCCGACTATCAATCGGTGCTGGATAACATGCGGCTGGCGAACGGCGCGATCTTCCCGATCCCGATCACGCTGCCGGTCGACGAGAATCATCATCTGCGCATCGGGCAGGACGTGGCGCTGCGCGACTCGAAGCAAAATCTGCTGGCGGTCATGACGATCGAAGAGATCTATGCCTGGGATCGCGATGAAACCGCCGAAAAAGTCTTCGGCACGCTCGACGTGCGGCATCCGCTGGTAGCCGAGATGCATCGCTGGGGGCCGCTGCATGTGTCGGGCCGTATCCAGGTGCTGGCGCTGCCGCAGCGCTACGATTTTCAAGATCTGCGCCAGACGCCCGCGCAGGTCCGCGCTCGTCTGGAGGCCGATGGACATACCAATGTGGTGGCGTTTCAGACGCGCAACCCGCTGCATCGCGTCCACGAGGAGCTGACCAAGCGCGCCGTGCAGCAGGTCGACGGCACGCTGCTGCTGCATCCGGTCGTCGGCATGACCAAGCCGGGCGATGTCGATCACTACACGCGGGTGCGGACCTATAAGGCGCTGGCCCGCAACTACTACGATCAGGGGCGGATCGTGCTGGCGCTGACGCCGCTGGCGATGCGCATGGCCGGGCCGCGCGAGGCGGTGTGGCACGCGCTGATTCGCCGCAACTACGGCGCGCGCTATCTGATCGTTGGCCGCGACCACGCCAGCCCGGGCAAGGACTCGCAGGGCAGGCCGTTCTACGGCCCCTACGATGCGCAGGTGGTGGTGCAGCAGTACAGCGCAGAGCTTGGTGTGACGATGCTGCCGTCGCAGGAGCTGGTCTATCTGCCAGACGAGGATCGCTACGAGGAAGTGACGAATATCCCCAGCGATACTCGTACCGCGTCGATCTCCGGCACGCAGGTGCGCGAGGAGTACCTCAATCGCGGCAAGCCGCTGCCGGCCTGGTTTACGCGGCCCGAAGTCGCCACGATTCTGTCTGAGGTTCACCCGCCGCGTCATCGTCAGGGCGTGTGCCTGTGGTTTACCGGCCTCAGCGGGGCGGGCAAATCGACGACCGCCGACATCCTGACGGTGCTGCTGCTTGAGCGCGGGCGACAGGTGACGGTGCTCGACGGCGATGTCGTGCGCACGCATCTCAGCAAGGGCCTGGGCTTTAACCGCGACGACCGCGACACAAACGTGCGGCGGATCGGCTTTGTGGCGGCTGAGATCGCCCGTCACGGCGGCATCGCGATCTGCGCGGCGGTCAGCCCCTACCGCGCCGCGCGCAACGACGTGCGCCAGATGGTCGGCAGCGATCAGTTCGTCGAGATCTTCGTGGATACGCCGCTTGAGGTCTGCGAGGAGCGCGATACCAAGGGCATGTATGCCAAGGCGCGGCGCGGCGAGATCAAGGAGTTTACCGGCATCGACGATCCGTACGAGCCGCCGCTCCAGCCGGAGATCGTTCTGGAGACGGTGCGCTGCACGCCGGAGCAAAACGCGCGCGATGTGCTCCAGTACCTGATCGACCAGGGCTTTGTGCAGGAGTTTTAG
- a CDS encoding aminotransferase class V-fold PLP-dependent enzyme, with the protein MTLTLPPLTHRPDRLRSLFLLRPDVVFLNHGSFGACPRPVFETYQAWQLELERQPVEFIGRRFTQLMHDARTALGAFVGADAQDLVFVPNATTGLNVVARSLPLGPGDEILATDHEYGALDRTWRFVCQQRGARYIRQPVPLPITADDDVIETIWSGVTERTRVLFISHITSPTALIFPIAPLIRRARAAGIITVVDGAHAPGQIDLNLRTLDADFYSGNCHKWMMAPKGSALLYARRDMQHLLEPLVVSWGWQSAMPGESRFIDEQEYQGTRDLAAYLSVPTAITFMREHDWSSVRAGCHELLRYARQRITALGLEPCTPDAPEWFAQMAAFTLPPCDGQRLQRRLYDEFRVEVPVAVMDQRQFLRVSVQGYTTASDIDALVEALAAVLPDVTA; encoded by the coding sequence ATGACCTTGACGTTGCCACCCCTCACGCACCGCCCGGATCGGCTGCGCTCGCTCTTTCTCCTGCGGCCCGATGTCGTCTTTCTCAACCACGGCTCGTTCGGTGCCTGTCCCAGGCCGGTCTTTGAAACCTACCAGGCGTGGCAGTTGGAGCTGGAGCGCCAGCCGGTGGAGTTTATCGGGCGGCGCTTTACGCAGCTCATGCACGACGCGCGCACGGCCCTGGGCGCGTTCGTCGGCGCGGACGCACAGGATCTTGTGTTCGTGCCCAACGCCACCACGGGATTGAACGTCGTAGCGCGCTCGCTGCCGCTCGGCCCCGGCGACGAGATCCTCGCCACCGATCACGAGTACGGCGCGCTGGATCGCACCTGGCGCTTCGTGTGCCAGCAGCGCGGCGCGCGCTATATCCGGCAGCCCGTCCCGCTGCCCATAACCGCCGACGACGACGTGATCGAGACAATCTGGTCGGGAGTCACCGAGCGCACGCGGGTGCTCTTCATCAGCCATATCACATCGCCAACCGCGCTGATCTTTCCGATCGCGCCGCTGATCCGCCGGGCACGCGCCGCAGGCATCATCACGGTTGTAGATGGAGCGCACGCGCCGGGGCAGATCGACCTGAACCTGCGGACGCTTGACGCCGATTTCTACAGCGGCAACTGTCACAAGTGGATGATGGCACCTAAAGGCTCTGCGCTGCTCTACGCCCGCCGCGACATGCAGCATCTCCTGGAGCCGCTGGTTGTGAGCTGGGGCTGGCAGAGCGCCATGCCCGGCGAGTCGCGATTTATCGACGAGCAGGAGTACCAGGGCACGCGCGATCTGGCGGCCTATCTCTCGGTGCCCACCGCGATTACGTTTATGCGCGAGCATGACTGGAGCAGCGTGCGCGCCGGTTGCCATGAGCTGCTGCGCTATGCCCGCCAGCGTATCACCGCGCTGGGCCTTGAGCCATGCACGCCCGATGCGCCGGAGTGGTTCGCACAGATGGCCGCCTTCACCCTGCCGCCCTGCGACGGCCAGCGCCTCCAGCGCCGCCTCTACGACGAGTTCCGCGTCGAGGTGCCGGTTGCGGTCATGGACCAGCGGCAGTTCTTACGGGTTTCGGTCCAGGGCTACACCACCGCCAGCGACATCGATGCGCTGGTCGAGGCGCTTGCAGCTGTGCTGCCGGACGTAACCGCCTAG
- a CDS encoding trypsin-like serine protease gives MVKALRTNIRKLFLIVALIAIAGIGNFNASASAESFPLINGGKPLGGNGEVATSSGEIAISAQKIWTREEMLSAIPYPAEKVGRAPQAGDPVQSSTGPEVKMAGGLSKIDKTAKKGSDPLPSGDVSAQYSAGILDPSYYSQFPFRTIGKVFFTSNGVNYVCSGSIMGNNAIWTAGHCVYDPSVGWHSNWVFVPAYADGNAPYGQWYARELWALNGWIYNRSFSYDIGAAVLWQNNGTSIGPWLGWLGWMANGPRGLYITAFGYPAAYPFNGQRMAWCQDYTWQDFNFNPATNGMGCNMTGGASGGPWIYLYTYNSAGNNNYVNGVNSYKYNNDPNSIYSPYFGDGAINLYNSVINR, from the coding sequence ATGGTAAAGGCACTTCGGACCAACATTCGCAAACTGTTTCTGATCGTCGCGCTGATCGCGATCGCTGGCATCGGCAACTTCAACGCCTCGGCATCCGCCGAGTCCTTCCCGCTGATCAACGGCGGCAAGCCGCTGGGTGGCAATGGAGAGGTGGCGACTTCTTCGGGCGAGATCGCGATCTCCGCGCAGAAGATCTGGACCCGCGAAGAGATGTTGAGCGCGATCCCGTATCCGGCAGAGAAAGTCGGACGCGCGCCCCAGGCAGGCGATCCCGTTCAGTCGAGCACCGGCCCTGAGGTCAAGATGGCCGGCGGTCTGAGCAAAATTGATAAGACTGCCAAGAAAGGCAGCGATCCGCTGCCGTCGGGCGATGTCTCCGCGCAGTACTCGGCTGGCATTCTCGACCCGTCCTACTACTCACAGTTCCCGTTCCGCACGATCGGCAAGGTCTTCTTCACCAGCAACGGCGTGAACTACGTCTGCTCCGGCTCGATCATGGGCAACAACGCCATCTGGACGGCGGGGCACTGCGTCTACGATCCATCTGTCGGCTGGCACTCCAACTGGGTCTTCGTCCCGGCCTATGCGGACGGCAACGCCCCCTACGGCCAGTGGTATGCCCGTGAGCTGTGGGCGCTCAACGGCTGGATCTACAACCGCAGCTTCTCCTACGACATCGGCGCTGCCGTGCTGTGGCAGAACAACGGCACCTCGATCGGCCCCTGGCTGGGCTGGCTGGGCTGGATGGCGAACGGCCCGCGCGGCCTGTACATCACCGCGTTCGGCTACCCGGCAGCGTATCCGTTCAACGGTCAGCGCATGGCCTGGTGCCAGGACTACACGTGGCAGGATTTCAACTTCAATCCCGCGACGAACGGCATGGGCTGCAACATGACCGGCGGCGCCAGCGGTGGTCCATGGATCTACCTCTACACGTATAACTCCGCCGGCAACAACAACTATGTCAACGGCGTGAACAGCTACAAGTACAATAACGATCCGAACAGCATCTACTCGCCCTACTTCGGCGACGGTGCGATCAACCTGTACAACTCTGTGATCAACCGGTAA
- a CDS encoding SIS domain-containing protein: MRDHIERYWRELADVTRNMSYGLLEQAAEVLIDCQRRGGTIFVLGNGGSAATASHFACDLAKGTRTNGQPTFRAVALNDNIPLLTAWANDTSYERVFAEQLVALIRPDDVVLAISASGNSPNVLAAARAARVVGVPTVALTGRSGGQLRSLADLTIRVPSDSIEQVEDAHLVIAHSLCVAMREHLREAALPLARVQQVASLEVGG, translated from the coding sequence ATGCGAGATCATATCGAACGCTACTGGCGCGAGCTGGCGGATGTCACGCGCAATATGTCATACGGGCTCTTGGAGCAGGCGGCGGAAGTGCTGATCGATTGCCAGCGACGCGGCGGCACGATCTTCGTCCTGGGCAACGGCGGCAGCGCCGCGACCGCCTCTCACTTCGCCTGCGATCTGGCGAAGGGCACCCGCACCAACGGACAGCCGACCTTTCGCGCCGTCGCGCTCAACGATAATATTCCGCTGCTGACCGCCTGGGCCAACGATACGAGCTACGAGCGGGTCTTCGCCGAGCAGCTGGTCGCGCTGATTCGTCCCGACGACGTGGTGCTGGCGATCAGCGCCAGCGGCAACTCGCCCAATGTGCTGGCCGCAGCCAGAGCTGCGCGCGTCGTCGGCGTGCCGACCGTGGCGCTGACGGGCAGGTCTGGCGGGCAGCTTCGTTCGCTGGCGGACCTCACGATCCGCGTGCCCTCCGACTCGATCGAGCAGGTCGAGGATGCGCATCTGGTGATCGCCCACAGCCTGTGCGTTGCTATGCGTGAGCATCTGCGCGAGGCCGCGCTGCCGCTCGCCCGTGTCCAGCAGGTAGCCTCGCTTGAAGTCGGAGGCTAG
- a CDS encoding RNA polymerase sigma factor, which translates to MLQTERDLDVLEQQCRAAVGMLRARYGWQLLDEAEFVRRTVAFVAADGTSDPRRAATHIYCKALYAACSGAEGAERQNQGYTELFHYLYDSARRYTNDCAEVAQLAIERVFLAFPRCHEPGTFLAFAYQQLRDAARSIQRQEQQRPQSLEAPVGNGYEPLGAYLPDQRQPELSAALIVEELRDRFRQVVGTFLQAHPRASQQIAALQLKYLDGLDDQTISQHLGVPVNSVYVLRSRAIKRLQADHGWRALAVELGILPDDS; encoded by the coding sequence ATGCTACAGACGGAACGGGATCTTGATGTGCTTGAACAGCAATGCCGAGCTGCGGTCGGCATGCTGCGGGCACGATACGGCTGGCAACTGCTCGACGAGGCGGAGTTTGTGCGGCGGACGGTCGCGTTCGTCGCCGCCGACGGCACCAGCGATCCTCGGCGTGCCGCGACGCATATCTACTGCAAAGCGCTCTACGCGGCGTGCTCCGGCGCGGAAGGAGCCGAGCGGCAGAACCAGGGCTATACCGAGCTGTTCCACTACCTGTACGACAGCGCGCGGCGATACACCAACGACTGTGCCGAGGTCGCGCAGCTTGCGATCGAGCGCGTCTTTCTGGCGTTCCCGCGCTGCCACGAGCCCGGCACGTTCCTGGCCTTTGCCTACCAACAACTGCGCGACGCCGCGCGCTCGATCCAGCGCCAGGAGCAGCAGCGCCCGCAATCGCTGGAAGCGCCCGTCGGCAACGGCTACGAGCCGCTGGGCGCGTATCTGCCCGATCAGCGGCAGCCGGAGCTGAGCGCCGCGCTGATTGTCGAAGAGCTGCGCGACCGCTTCAGGCAGGTGGTGGGGACGTTTCTGCAAGCGCATCCTCGCGCCAGTCAGCAGATCGCCGCGCTCCAGCTCAAGTACCTCGACGGCCTGGACGACCAGACGATCAGCCAGCATCTGGGCGTGCCGGTCAACAGCGTGTATGTGCTGCGCTCGCGAGCGATCAAACGGCTCCAGGCCGACCACGGCTGGCGGGCGCTGGCCGTGGAGCTTGGCATCTTGCCGGACGATAGCTAG